The Hevea brasiliensis isolate MT/VB/25A 57/8 chromosome 1, ASM3005281v1, whole genome shotgun sequence genome has a window encoding:
- the LOC131183077 gene encoding rust resistance kinase Lr10-like, which translates to MHQFVNEVEAIGKIHHVNVIRLIGFCADGFIRAIVYEYLPNSLQKFVSSADSKSHFLGWKRLQDIALGIAKGIEYLHQGCERRILHFDIKPHNILLDHNFSPKISDFGMAKFCSKDQSAVSIKTARGTAGYMAPELFSRNFRNVSYKSDAYSFGVLVLEMVGGRKITHVTEGNDEEIYFPEWIYNLLEKGEDLRFEIEEEGDDKIAKKLAIVGLQCIQWNPADRPSMNVVVHMLEGEENLPIPPNPFSAVPTRMNSRIPGRRPQQELDVISERE; encoded by the coding sequence atgcatcagttCGTTAATGAAGTGGAAGCAATAGGCAAAATCCACCATGTCAATGTGATTCGTTTGATTGGATTCTGTGCTGATGGGTTTATAAGAGCTATAGTCTATGAGTATTTGCCAAATTCATTACAAAAATTCGTATCTTCGGCTGACTCCAAGAGCCATTTCCTCGGCTGGAAAAGGCTGCAAGATATTGCTCTTGGCATAGCTAAAGGGATTGAATATCTTCATCAGGGGTGCGAACGGAGAATCCTCCACTTTGATATCAAGCCCCATAACATCTTACTTGACCACAACTTCAGCCCGAAAATCTCTGATTTTGGCATGGCCAAGTTCTGTTCTAAGGATCAAAGTGCAGTGTCCATTAAAACAGCTAGAGGTACTGCTGGCTATATGGCGCCTGAATTGTTCTCAAGGAACTTTCGGAATGTTTCCTACAAGTCAGATGCTTATAGCTTTGGAGTTCTAGTGTTAGAAATGGTTGGAGGAAGGAAAATTACTCATGTAACAGAGGGAAATGATGAGGAAATATACTTTCCAGAATGGATTTACAATCTTTTGGAAAAAGGGGAAGACCTTAGGTTTGAGATTGAGGAAGAGGGAGATGATAAAATTGCAAAGAAACTTGCAATTGTGGGACTCCAATGCATTCAATGGAACCCAGCGGATCGCCCCTCCATGAATGTAGTTGTTCATATGCTGGAAGGGGAAGAAAATCTACCCATACCGCCTAATCCTTTTTCTGCAGTTCCTACAAGAATGAACTCAAGAATACCGGGAAGACGGCCTCAGCAAGAATTAGACGTCATCTCAGAAAGAGAGTAA